A section of the Apodemus sylvaticus chromosome 10, mApoSyl1.1, whole genome shotgun sequence genome encodes:
- the Cd300lf gene encoding CMRF35-like molecule 1 produces MQLSLLVPFLLWISGGSTTQEVTGPAEVRGQEQGSLTVQCRYNSGWKDYQKYWCQGAYRKSCEILVETDASEQMVKKNRVSIRDDQTRFIFTVTMEDLRMKDAGIYWCGITKFGNDHMFEVNVNIDPATQAPITVPTTPPITSTTTISTVTTAAKETSMFTTLTSYYSDDRHGSVDSDNSGDGGDSDGFLDLGVLLPVISAVLLLLLLLASIFAWRMVRRQKKAAGPSSEQVQSLEGDLCYANLSLQQPRTSPGSSWKKGSSMSSSSKNHQEEVEYVTMAPFPREEISYAALSLAGLGQEPTYGNTGCPVTHVPRTDCEETTEYSSIKRPLPGAMP; encoded by the exons gcGGCTCCACTACTCAGGAGGTCACAGGTCCAGCAGAGGTGAGAGGTCAGGAGCAGGGCTCCTTGACAGTGCAGTGCAGATATAACTCAGGCTGGAAGGATTACCAGAAGTACTGGTGCCAAGGAGCTTATCGGAAATCATGTGAGATTCTCGTTGAAACCGATGCATCAGAACAGATGGTGAAGAAGAACCGTGTGTCCATCAGGGACGACCAGACACGCTTCATCTTCACGGTGACCATGGAGGATCTGAGGATGAAGGATGCTGGCATTTACTGGTGTGGAATTACAAAATTTGGAAATGATCACATGTTTGAAGTGAATGTGAACATTGACCCAG CAACCCAAGCACCCATTACAGTGCCAACCACGCCccccatcacctccaccaccaccatctccacaGTGACAACCGCGGCAAAAGAGACCAGCATGTTTACAACGCTGACCAGCTACTACTCTGATGACAG GCATGGCAGTGTTGACAGTGACAACAGTGGTGATGGTGGCGACAGTGATGGGTTTCTGGACCTCGGTGTGCTCCTCCCAGTCATCTCTGCAGTCCTGTTACTTCTCCTGCTGCTGGCCTCGATCTTCGCTTGGAGGATggtgaggagacagaagaaag ctGCTGGGCCATCCTCAGAGCAG GTACAGTCTCTGGAGGGTGATCTCTGTTATGCGAACCTGTCCCTGCAGCAGCCCAGAACCTCCCCTGGCTCCTCTTGGAAAAAGGGTTCCTCCATGTCCTCCTCTAGCAAGAACCACCAAGAGGAAGTGGAATACGTCACCATG GCTCCCTTTCCCAGGGAGGAGATTTCATACGCCGCTCTGTCTTTGGCCGGCTTGGGTCAGGAGCCTACGTATGGTAACACCGGATGCCCAGTCACCCACGTTCCCAGGACAGACTGTGAAGAGACTACAGAGTACAGTAGCATCAAGAGGCCCTTACCTGGGGCCATGCCTTGA